GGAAGAGCGCGCGGCGTTCTCCCCCGACGCCCTCACCGGCATGGAAGCCAGCCTGCGCTTCGCCGGCCCCGAGACCATGGAGACCAAGATCTTCGGGCGGCTTTCCGCCTGGCAGAACTGGATCTTCCAGCGCCCCAACGCCGTGGGGGAGCGCGGCGCCCTGACCAAATACGGAACCCCCGAACGCCCCGTGTTCGACTTCCGCCGCACCTGATTTCCGGAGAAGCCATGAGCAACGTCGCGACCAACGAGAAGATCCCGAACAACGTCAACCTGGCCGGGGACCGCCGGCTGCAGCGTGCCTTGGAGCAGTGGCAGCCGAACTTCGTGAACTGGTGGGTGGACATGGGGCCCGTCGGCTACCAGCAGCACGACGTGTGGCTGCGCACCGCCATCAGCGCGGACTCCGACGGCTGGGCGCACTTCGACTACGTGAAGATGCCGGAGTACCGCTGGGGCATCTTCCTCGCGGATCCGGTGAAGGACCGCACCATTGGCTTCGGGGACGAGATGGGCAAGCCCGTGTGGCAAGAGGTTCCCGGTGAGCACCGCAACACGTTGCGCCGCTTGATCGTGACCCAGGGCGACACCGAGCCCGCCAGCGTGGAGCAGCAGCGAAACCTGGGCGCCACCTGCCCCAGCCTGTACGACCTCCGGAACCTGTTCCAGGTGAACGTGGAAGAGGGCCGGCACCTGTGGGCCATGGTGTACCTGCTCCACTCCTACTTTGGCCGCGATGGCCGCGAAGAGGCGGAAGCCCTGTTGGAGCGCCGCAGCGGCAACCCGGACAACCCCCGCATCTTGGGCGCCTTCAACGCACCGATGCTGGATTGGCTGTCCTTCTTCATGTTCACCTACTTCACGGATCGCGACGGCAAGTACCAGCTCCTCGCCCTGGCGGAGAGCTCCTTCGATCCGCTGAGCCGCACCACGCGCTTCATGCTCACGGAAGAGGCGCACCACATGTTCGTGGGCGAGACCGGCGTGCAGCGCATCGTCAAGCGCAGCGCAGAGCTCATGAAGGAGCACCCCGGCAAGAACCCGCGGGAGCTCGGCGCCATCGATCTGCCCACGGTGCAGCGCTACATGAACTACTGGTACTCCATCTCGCTGGATCTGTTCGGCGGCGAGATCAGCAGCAACGCCGCCACCTATTTTGCCACCGGCCTCAAGGGTCGCGCCCACGAGGACCGCTACGAGGATCACGTGGCCCTCGACGGCAGCTACGAGATGTCAGTGCCCAAGGACGGCAAGGTCCAGACCGAGTCCATCGCCATGCGCAACGCCATGAACGAGGTGCTGCGCGACGGTTACATCGAGGACTGCCAGCGCGGCGTGGACAAGTGGAACAAGACCATCGCCGAGGCGGGCGTCGATTTCACGCTCACGCTGCCCAGCCGCCGCTTCAACCGCCAGGTGGGCATCTACGCCGGCATGCACTTCGACCCCAAGGGCGAGCCGCTGAGCGAAGCAGCGTACGAAGCGGGCGTGAAGGACTGGCTGCCTTCGCAGGCGGACCGCGAGTTCATCCAGGGCCTGATGCAGAAGCCCGTGCTCGAGCCCGGCAAGATGGCGAACTACATCGCGCCCCCCAACCGCGGCATCAAGGGCAAGCCCATCGAGTACGAGTACGTTCGGCACGACTGAGTTGCATGGTGCAGGGCCCGTAGGCTAACCGTAACGCCAATGGCTGCTGGAGGCGGAGGCGGGAAGGGCTGGATCTATTTGCTGCTTGGCGGCGGTGTGGCCATCGCCGCCGCCACCGTTGGCCACGACGCGCTGCCCAAAGGGCTGGTCGCCGCGCTCTTGGGTCTGGGCGGTCTCGCTACCGTGTTCGGCAGCTGCGAGGCCATGATCAAGAGCGTGGAGGGCATCGGCCAGCGCGTGGGCTGGAACCCCTTCGTCGCCGGCACCATGGCCGGGCTCGCGTCCAACGTACCGGAGCTGGTGATGCTCGGCTTCGTGCTGGCCGCCGCGCCACGCATCGGCTTCATCGTCACCTGTCTCACGCTGCACGTGGGAGCGCTCTCCTTCGGTCTGTACAGCGGTTTTCTCCCGCGCGACGCCACCGGTCACGCGCCGCTGCCGGAACCGCTGGTGAAGATCAGCACGGACTTGTTCGCCGCCGCGGCGGGCGTGTTCCTCGGCTCCGGCCTGGTGATGCTCATGCTCCGCACCTTCAGCGCGGGGCAGCACAAGGGCGCGGGCCTCGGCGTGCCGGATCTCTACGTGCTCGGCATCGCGCTGCTGGGCGTGCAGGTCGTCGCCACATCCCAGCTCGTGAAGCACTTCAGCGGCGGCTCCGATGGCAAAAAGGAAGAAGGCGGAGAGCCGCCGCCGAGCTGGGGCGCCATCGCCGGCTTCGGCGCCATCGGTCTCGGCACCTCCGTGCTGGGCGGCCACGCCGTGGGGGACTTCGCCGACATCTTGGTGCGCAGCCTGGAGCAGGCCGGCTATCCGGAAATGGTCGGCGCGCTGCTACTGAGCGTGTTCGCCTCCGCCGGCGCGCTGGCCATGATCGTCACCTCCCACGCCAAGAAGATGTACGACGTGGCCCTCGCCTCCGCTGCCGGGCAGGTCAGCCAGGTGCCCTTCGTGGTGCTGCCCATCGCCATGATCCTGCTCGCCGTGCTGGCGCAGACTCACGTGGTGCCGGTCAGCGAGAGCGGCGCCGTGCTGCCCATCGACCTGGAGACCACCAGCGTGATGCTGCTCGCGTTTCCGCCCATGCTCCTCTTGTGGAAGGCCGTGCGGGACGACGGCAAGGTCAGCTGGGTGGAGACGGCGGCCATGGTGTGCGTCTTCGGCATCGTGGTCTACATGCTGGCCATGCATGGCTAAAGTTTGTCGGTCCGGCGCGAGCCCGTCGCGTGGCGCGAACGCGCGCCGAGGCGAAGTGGACGCGTGTCAGCGTGAGCGCGTCCAGTCTTCACAGTGAAGACCACGGATACGGCTGAATTCGCGGAGGTTGTTGGTGACGAGCGCGGCGCCCAGCGAAACGGCGTGAGCGCCGATGATCATGTCGAGGGGCCAATGGGCTTTCCGCGGTGCTCCAGATCCGCGCGGAGTGCGCGGTACTGAGTCGCGATGTCCTCCGGCAGAGGAAGAACCGGCATCACGTCGAGGAAGCGCTTGACCGCATCCCGACGCCGCGTGGTCGGTTTCTTCGCCAGAGCGAACTCGAGCTCCATTGCAGTAATGATCGAAACGGCGACGCTATCGCGCCGCAAGCGCGATAGCCGCGTCGGAACGTTTCCCGCGCGCGGAGGACCGACCATCAATCGAGGAGCTGGGGGCAGGTGTCGTGGGCTTTGAGGCAGGTGTTCCCGTCCGCGAAGAGCTTGCCGCAGTCGCTGCCCACGCAGCTGCAGCCCGTCACTTGCGTGCACGTGATGCCGTTCCATTTGAAGCCGAAGAAGCCGAAGCACTCACCCTGACCGATGGCGTTCTGCGCGGCGCAGTTGCACGAATTCATTGGGATGCACTGGGCCTTGGTTTCCGCGCAGGAGCCGCAGGCGGGGTCGCAGCACAAAAGCCCCGGAGCGCACGTGACGTTGCCGCAAGGCTCGCCGGGATCTGCGCAGCCCAGGGCCGGGCACCCTTGCCCCAGTGGGGCGCAGAGACCGCAGGTGGGATCGCAGCACTGCTCGCCCTGTTCACAGGTGACGTTGCCGCACTGTACCGGACCGCAATCCAAGCCGGCGCACGTCTCGCCCTCCTTGGCGCAGGTGCTGCAGCTTTCGTTGCAGCAGTATTCGCCGACGCCGCAGGTGACGTTGCCGCACTGCACGCCACCGCCGCCGCCGCTGCCGCCCACGGCGCCGCTGCCGCCCACGGCGCCGCTGCCGCCCACGGCGCCCGTTCCGCCGCTGTTGCCACCACTGCCGGAGCTGCCGGCGCCGCCATCCGGCGACGCGTTACCGCCGACGCTACCGCCGCAGCCGACGGCCAAGGTGAGGGACGCGAAGAGCAGGGCTTGGAGGATGCGCATGGCGCCGGACGAAAGCACGGCGCGTGCCAGGATCCCCGGACGAAAAGGCCGGGATCGACGGGGGCGAAGCTCGGCACGGTGGCACACCCCGGACGCAGACGTCGCGGCGCGAGGTTCCACTTCTTTGAATGCGCTTCGCGAACCCGACGGGGTTCGCGGCGGACCAACAATCAATCGAAATATTGAGGGCAGGTCTCGTGGTCTTTGATGCAGGCAGGCTCGTCCATGTAGAGCTTGTCGCAGTCGCTGCCGACGCAGCTGCAGCCGGACACGCCGACACAGCCGCCGCCCGTCCATTTGTACCCGAAGAAGCCGTCGCACAGGCCAGTGCCCTCGGCCTTCTGCGGCTCGCACGCGCAAGAGACGAGCCCCGCGCACTCCACCTTGGTGCTGGCGCACTGACCGCACGCGGGATCGCAACAGAACTGTCCCGCCGCGCAGGTGGTGTCGCCGCACTGCTGCCCTGGGCAACCCTGCGAGGGGGTGCACGCTTCGCCTTGCTTGGCGCAGGTGCCACAGCTCGCGTCGCAGCAGTATTCGCCGGCGCCGCAGGTCACGGCGCCGCAGGGGACCGGCTCGCAGGCGATGGCGACGCAGCCTTCACCCGGCTTGGCGCAAATGCCGCAGCTGGCGTTGCAGCAGTACTCGCCGGCGCTGCAGGTGGCGGTGCCGCACGCGGTTCCGCTGCCACCGCTGCTTCCTCCATTGCCGCTACTGCCGGCGCCGCCGTCGGCGGACGGATCGTCTTTGACGGTGCCGCCGCAACCGACGGCGAAGGTGAGGCACGCGAGCACGAGGGCGGGGAGGAGGCGCATGCTCCGTGTGTAGCAAGGCACGTGCCAGCGATTTTCCCGGGAGAATCGCCGCGCGCTGGCACCCGTGGCACACACCCGGGCGTGAGTGTCACCACTTGATGGCGACATCAGGCGGCTGGATCTCGGCGTCGGCGTGGGCCACGTCCACCGTGACCTTGGCGGTGACGCTCCCGTGCTTGGTCTTTTCCAGATCCAGCCCCTTCACCTTGGTGAGATCCACCCGAGGCACGACCTGCTCCGCTCGCAGAGCGCGGACCACTTCCGGCGGGCCGATGATGGTGACGTCCACCGTGCGGGGCGTGGTGACGGCGGTGGCCACACCCACCACGTCCACCGGGCGCTTGGTGAAGCGCGCTTCGCTCACGCGGCGAGCGATGGTGACGGTGACGGTGGCGTTCTTGGGGCCGATGTAGCTGATGCGGTTCGGCGGTGCGTCCATGGCGATGGGACGGCGGTACACGCCTTCCGTGAGGCCGGACACGTCGAAGGCGGCGAGGCGGACGAACTGCATGGTCTCCACCAGGCTCACCGGGCCGCGCACTGTCATCTGTTGCGGATCCACCTCGGGCTCGCCCTTCACCACGAAGCCCTCGGCTGGCTTTCCGGTGATGGAGGCCTGCACCGGGATCTGGCGGGTGACCACGTCCTGCCACTCGAGATCGATGCTCGGCGGGTCCACGATGGTGATTTCCACGTCCGGCGGCAGCGTGAACATGCCCGGCTCGAAGACCACGGTGTCCTTCTGGCCATCCCGGAGATCGATCTCCACGGGAGCAACGCCGGTCTGGATCAGGCGATCGATGGCGCGGGTGGAGCCCCGTAGGGTGACGTGAATGCTCGCCGGGATGGGGGTCATCAGCTCGCGCTTGGCCGAGTCCGGCGGCAGCCGCATGACCACACCCACCGGGATGGTGCGCTGCTGCTGATCCTCTTGCCCGCGCTGATACGCGAACAGCCCCAGGGCGAAGGTCATGGCCAGGAGCTTGAGCCCGAGGTTCGCGGTGAACGCCTCTCGGAACCAATCCGTGAGCATCTTGATCAGGCTGGTCACGAGGGATCACTCCCGCGCGACGAGCCGTCGTCCTCGGCGTCGTCGTCCCCGGTGCTGGAGATGCGGGGCGAGTCGCTCACGCGCGGCAACGGCGTGTGGATGATCTCGATGGCGCGGCTGGGCCCGCTGGGCCGGAGCGGCACCGTGCTGATGCGGCCCACCGAAGCGGGCGCGTCGTCCGTGGAGCTGACGCGAGGGCGCAGCGGTGCCGGCGGCTCGCTGTCCCGATCCCGCACCGAGACCGGCGCTTCTTCCTCTTGCTCTTCCGGTGCCGGCGGCTCGGGGGTGCGGCTCGGCGTTTCCGGTGCGGTGGTGGCGCGCTCGGATTCCGGCTTGGCGGAGGGGGGCGCCTCTGCCTCGGCGATGACGGAGCCGAGGGTGGGGCGCTTGCCGCCCTTGCGCTTCTTGCTGCGCACCTTGGGGCTGAAGATGGCCTCCAGCATGGCGCGGAGCTTGGGGCCATCGAGGTTGGAGGCGATGTTGCCGTTGAAGCAGAAGCTGATGGTGCCGCGCTCTTCGCTGACCACCACCACCACGGCGTCCGTCTCTTCCGTGATGCCCAGGGCGGCGCGGTGCCGGGAGCCGAAGCTCTCGTCCACCACGCGGGCTTCCGGCATGGGAAAGAACACGCCGGCCTTGGCGATGCGCAGGTTGCGGATGACCACGGCGCCGTCGTGGAGCTTGTTGATGCCCTCGGGGATGAACATGCTCACGAGCAGCTCGCGGGAGACGGCCGCGTCGATCACGTGGCCTTTGTGCGCGCCGACGAACTCGTCCAGGTTCGCGTCCTGCTCGAAGGTGATGATGGCGCCAATGCGGTGGCGTGCGAGCTCCGTGGCGGCTTCCACCACTTCGTCGATGACCTTGGACTCGTGAGAGCGGGTCAAGCTGCCGAGCCAGGCGCGGCTGCCCACGCGCATGAGTCCGCGGCGGATGTCGTTCTGGAACACCACCACGATGACCAGGATGATGCTGCTGATGAGGGCGCCCAGGATGCTGAGCACCGTGACCAGCTGCAGCCACTGCGCCACCAGGTAGAAGACGAACACCACGCCGAGGCCGACGCCGACCTGCATCGCGCGGGTGCCGCGCAGCACCAGCAGCGCGCGGTACACCACGTAGTAGACGAGCAGGATGTCCAGCGCGTCCCGCGCCAGCTGCGTGGGCGAACGCTGCGCGAAATACTCGCCGATCCGCTCAAGCACGGGCCACCTCCGGCGTGAGGGCGCGGGACATGCCGAGGGCCTGCCGTACGGCCGAGACGTCATGCACGCGGAGCACGCTGGCGCCGCGCGCGACGGCGGCCAAGCACGCGGCGATGGTGCCGCCCAGGCGCTCTTCGGGTGGCGCGCCGTCCAGCGCGGCGATGAACGACTTGCGGCTGGGTCCGACGACGAGGGGCGTGCCGTGCGACAGCTCGCTCAGCCGCGCCAAGAGCGTCAAGGACTGCTCGGCGTTCTTGGCGAAGCCGAGCCCGGGGTCGAGCCACACGTGGGCCTCGGTCATCCCAACGGCCAGTGCGCGATCCCGCGCGGCGCGCCATTCGCGAAGCACGTCCACCACGACGTCACCATAGCCGTCCTTGGGGTACTGCGAGAAGCCGGCCATGTTGCTCATCGGGCCGCGGGAGTGCATCACGATGAGGGGCGCGCCCGCGTGGGCTGCGACGCGCGCGAGCTCCGGGTCCGCGAGGCACGAGACGTCGTTCACGATCTCGGCGCCCAGCGCGAGGGCCTTGGCCGCCACCTCCGGCAGCGTGGTGTCGACGCTCACGCAGGCGCCGCGCGCGACGGCGTGCTCGAGGGCGGGCGTGATGCGCCGCAGTTGCTCCGCGGCAGCTACCGGCTCGGCACCCGGTCGCGTGGACTCGCCGCCGATGTCGATGATGTCCGCTCCTTCTTCGAGGAGCGCATCCACCCGCGCGATGCCGGCCGCCACCTGGTCGTAACGACCGCCGTCATAGAACGAGTCCGGCGTCGTATTGAGGACGCCCATCAGCGCGGCGCCCTTTTCGGCCACCGCGGATAGGATCAGGTCATCCGGACGCCCCACGAATACCGGGTAGCAAGACCTGGGCCGACGCGCAAGACACCGGGATTTCGAACGAAATATTTGTACGCTGGGACCAATTCGATTGCGGCCACCCCAGAATGCCTACTAGCGTCCGGTCGGGCGCCAGGCAGCGCCCGGGCGCCCAGAGCATGCTGCGCACTCGGGTAAGAGCCGGACCGGTTGCCGGCCTCGTGATGAGCCTGCTGTTCGCCTTGATTCTCACGGCGATTCAGGCAGGCGACCGGTATGTCCCGAGCTGGGCGCCGGTCTTCGGCAAACCTGCGCCCGTGACCCTGCGGGTTCCCTACGGGCCGCGCATCATCCGGGACCGGATGACGGGGCGGGCGGACCTCACCTACCTGCACGCCCGGGCCCTGGTGCCCATCGGCACCGTGCTGAACCCCAAGGCCGAGGCCCACTGGACGGCCTACATCTACGAGTCGCTCCACCGGCCCCCCCGCTGGCCGCGGCTGGCCGGCATCTACGCCATCTTCTTCACCCTCACCATGGCCCTGACGGCCTACCTGCGGAAGTTCGGCCAGAGCCGGCTCCGGCTGCTGCGGGTGCAGATCGGCGTGATCGTGAGCATGGGGCTCCTGGCCATCGTGGCCAAGGCGCTGCTGCTGTTCACGGCGTTACCCGAGTTTTGGATACCGCTGGCCGCGGTTCCGTTGTGGGTCTCCACCAGCTTCGACCGGCGCACGGCGTTTCTGGTCACCGTGGTGCTGGCGTTCATCATCGCCTCGCTCCTGGAGTTCGACCTGGTGCTGCTGTGCGTGATGCTGGCGCGAGGGATGGCGGCCACGCTGCTCTACTTCGACCGCAAGCACTCCCGGCAGATGCTCACCTCCGGGCTCTTCGCGGGGCTTTCGTCCGCCGCGCTGTACGTGGCCATCGTGATCACGTTCGAGGGTCACTTCGACGTGTGGGCGGACTTCATGCGGCTGGAGAGCTCGCAGCTCTTGGCCTGCTTGGGCGGCGGGCTGGTGGGCGGCGTGCTGGCCGCCATGGTGCGCTCGCCGGCGGCGCGGCTTCTGGGCAACGTGCCGCGGGAGCGGCTGCTGGACCTGTCGGATCTGGAGCAGCCCTTGCTCGTGCGTCTGTCTCACGAGGCCCCCGGCACCTACGAGCACTCGCGCGCCATGGCGAACCTGGCGGAGCAGGCGGCCAGCGCCATCGGCGCCGATGCGTTGCTCACGCGGGTGGGCGCCTACTATCACGACCTGGGAAAGACGGCGCAGGCGAAGTACTTCGTCGAGAACCTGAGCCCCGACGAACGCTCACCCCACGACGACCTCGATCCCGAGGTGAGCGCGGACGCGATCATGGCGCACGTGGTGATGGGCACCAAGATCCTCCGGGAGGGCGGCATCCCCGAGCCCGTGGTGGAGTTCGCCTACACCCATCACGGCACGCAGCTGGTCGAGTACTTCTGGAACAAGTGCCTGCAGCAGGGCAATCCCAAGGAGCTCGACGAAAGCCACTTCCGCTATCCGGGCATGAAGCCGCAGACGAAGGAAACCGCCATCTTGATGCTGGTGGACTCCATCGAAGCCGCGAGCCGCACCATCGATCCGCCGGAGCGCCAAGCCTTCGAGCACATGATCGAGCGGGTGGTGTTCACCAAGCTGAAGTCGGGACAGGTCGACGAGTCCGGCCTGGAGATGACGGATCTGCGCATCATCATCAATCGCATGGCGGACACGCTCGTGAACATGCACCACCACCGCATCAAGTATCAGTGGCAGGCGCAGCGCGCGGAGGAGTTCGGCGTGCCTTCCAACGCCGTGCGGGATTCCGCTCCGGACATCGAGGTGTCCCGGCCGGAGAGCATGGTGGCGCCGCCGGCACCGGAAGCCGGCGTGGAGCTCACGCCCACGCTGAGCGCGACGGAGCTTCCCGAGGTGGCCCCCGTGCCGAAGCCCGAGGACGAGCCGTCGTGAGCGAAGAGCAGAGCTTCATGAAAGCGGCGTTCTTCGGCGTCGTGGCCGAAGAGCTCATCTTTCCGTTCCCCGCGCTGTCACGGGAAGAGAAGGACGGCCTGCGCGCGCTGCTCGAGCAGCTCCGGCGCTTCTTGGATGCGGAGGTGGACTCTGCCGCCATCGATCGCAATCGCGAGATCTCCGATCGCGTCTTGGGTGAGCTCCGGGAGTTCGGGCTCTACGGCTTGGGCGTTCCCGAGCAGTATGGCGGCACCGGTTTGGGTCAGACCGCCCACGCCCGGGTGATCCAGGAGCTGGCCGCGGCGGACGCTTCCCTGGGCTTGATGCTCGCGACCCACGGCGCCATCGCAGCTCGGAGCTTGGTCACCTTCGGCAGCGCGGAGCAGAAGCAGAGGTACTTGCCGCGCCTCGCCACCGGCGAGCTGCTCGGCGCCTTTGCTCTCACCGAGCACGCGTCGGGCACGGATGCCGCGACCATTCGCACCGAGGCTCGCTACGACGACGAAGCCAAGGTGTGGCGCCTGAGCGGAACCAAGCCGTGGGTCACCAACGGGGATCGCGCAGGGCTCATCACGGTGTTCGCGCGCACCAGCCGTCCGGATCAGGGCCACAAGCCACGGCTCACGGCGTTCTTGGTGGAGCGCGCTCCGGGCGTGGAGTCCGGTCGCCAGCACAAGACGCTGGGCGTGCGCGGCGTGGCGGTGACGCCCGTGCACTTCGACGAAGTCGTGCTCGGTCCCGAGGCCGTGCTGGGGGAAGTGGGCAAGGGCTACAAGGTGGCCATGGCGGTGCTCAACGATGCCCGCCTGGTGCTCTCTGCCGCGATGTTCGGTCAGGCCCGTGCCATCATCAATCGCATCGTTTCCCACGTGCAGGAGCGCCGGAGCTTCGGCCGCGTGATCGGAGAGTTTCCCATCTTGAAGGACAAGGTCGCCAAGATGATGGCGGACGCCTTCGCGGTGGAGTCCATGACCTACCTCACGACCGGTCTCGCCGACCGCGGCGTGGAGGACTACTCGCTGGAGAGCGGCATTTGTCGCATCGCCAGCGTGGAAGCCCTGTGGCGGGTGGTGAACGAGGCCATGCAGATCGTGGCGGGCCGCGGCTACGTGGAGACGGACGCCCTCGAGCGCCATCTGCGCGACGCTCGCGTGGGCTTCGTGCTCGACGGCACCAACGAGACCCTGCGCTGCTTCGTCGCGCTGGCCGGGCTGCGGGGCCCGGGAGAAAAGCTCGCCGAGGTGGAGAGCGCGATGTACGAGCCGCTCAAGAGCTTCGGACTCTTGCGACGGTTCGCACCGCAGAAGCTCCGGGAGGCCCTGCGGCGGGAGCGGCTGACGCGCGCGCATCCGCTGCTGGCGCGGGAAGTGGTGATGTTCGAAGAGGCGACGGAAGCGCTGCATCAAAGCGCCACCCGAGCCCTCAAGGACCACGGCCGCGAGATCGCGGAGATGCAGTACACGCAGAAGCGCCTGGCGAACGTGGCCATCGACCTCTACGCGCTGGCCGCTTGCCTTTCCCGCGCCTCGGCCGCCATCGCCAGCCGGGGGGAAGGGGGCGCCCGCCGCGAGATCGATCTCGTCACCATGTTCGCGACCGCTGCCCAGGGCCGCATGCGCGCTCACCTCGGGCGGCTCGAGCACAACGACGACGAGCTCCGCAAAGAGATCGCTGCACGCACCTACACCGACAAGGGCTACCCCTTCGACGTATTCTAGCAGGTTGTGAGATGCGCTCGAGTTTGTCGGTCCGCCGCGGTCGCCGCCCCGCCGCCCGCGCTACTGCACACGGACCGCCGCGACGAAACCGCGGTTCGCCCAGTCTTGGAACCACTCGCCCAGCGAGGCCTCGAGAGTGCTCTCGGCCTCGGGCACCTCGGTCAGGGCGCGCTCGCAGGCGGGCTCGAGCGGAAGTCCATCGGCGAGCGCCGAGAGCAGGGCGAAGGCCGTGTCCGTGAGGACCTGATGGAACATGTTGCGGTTCTTCGCGCGGTACACCACGAGCTTCTGCGGCTCGCGCTCGGGGATGGCGACGGCGCTGCCGTTTGCGGTGCGAAGCTCTCGGCGCAGACTGGCCACGGGGTAGCTCACGGCGAGCAGGCGCAGAGCGGGGGTGAGCTCGAGACGCGCCTGGGGCCAGTCCGGGTCGGCGATGCTTGCCAGGGCCATGGGGTCGAGGGGCGGGGAGTCCGCGGCGTCGAAGACCTCGACGTAGCACCATTCCACCCGCGCCATGTCGACGCAGAGCTCGTGGTGATCGAGCCAGGTCTGCGCTTCCACGTAGGCCGGTAGCTCTTTGCCCAGGTCCCGCAGGGTGAAGCTCTTGGGCGGATGCGCTTCCAGGTAGCCCTCCACCAAGCGCTCCCAGGCCTGCTGTCCGATGACGCCGGCCAGTCCTTCGAAGTCCTCGAGCAAGCAGCTGGTGTGGCGCAGCCAGAATTGCTCCCGATAGATCTCGAGCTGCTCCTCGGGGCGCACGCGATCGTTGCCCGTGAGCTCCACTCGCGCTCGTTCCACCAGAGCGGGGTCCTTTTCGACGGCCCGGCGACGCTGAAGCGCATCCGCCATCCAGCGTTGGAGATCCGCGAGCTCGCTCACGGTGTCGCCTCGTCGGTGGCGGCGCTCTCGCGCGGCCCACCTTGTTGCCAGCCGTGCGGACCGTTCGGCGCGGCGCGTCGCTCGAAGCGATAGGGCTCCGGGCGCGGGGGCACGGCGCCGGCGGGGAGCCCCCGGGCGACGCGCGCCGCGCGCGCCGCGAGGGCCTCGTTCCGCGCGCCGCGGGCTTTTTCTGCTTCGGCGAGCAACACCGGCAGCTCCGGGATGTGATCGTCCCACTCGATCAGCGTGGACACGGGCCCCGTGCGCTCGATGGTCTCGCGGTACAGCTCCCACACTCGATCGATGACGTGGCCGTCGTGGGTGTCGATGATGTAGCGGCCCAAGTTGGTGTGCCCTGCCAGGTGGATCTGCACGATGCGATGATGCGGCACGTTCTTCACGAACTCGAAGGGATCGAAGTCGTGGTTGTAGGCGGACACGTAGACGTTGTTCACGTCGAACAAGAGACCGATGTCGGCGCGCTCCGCCACTTCCGACACGAACTCCCACTCCGGCATCGTGCTCTGCTGGTAGCTGAGGTAGCTGGAGGTGTTTTCCAGGGCGAAAGGGACTTCCAGAAAGTCTTGGATCTGCCGTGCGCGCTCTGCGACGAGCTTCACGGCTTCCGCGGTGTACGGCAACGGCAAGAGGTCATGCAGATTGACGTCTGCCGCGCCGCCCCAACAAAAATGATCGCTGACCCATGGGGATTTCACGCGGCGCAGCACCTGCTTGAGGCGGCGCAGGTAATCTTGGTTCAGCGGCTCGACGCTGCCGATGCCGAGGGACACGCCGTGTTGCACGACG
This portion of the Polyangiaceae bacterium genome encodes:
- a CDS encoding acyl-CoA dehydrogenase family protein, with protein sequence MKAAFFGVVAEELIFPFPALSREEKDGLRALLEQLRRFLDAEVDSAAIDRNREISDRVLGELREFGLYGLGVPEQYGGTGLGQTAHARVIQELAAADASLGLMLATHGAIAARSLVTFGSAEQKQRYLPRLATGELLGAFALTEHASGTDAATIRTEARYDDEAKVWRLSGTKPWVTNGDRAGLITVFARTSRPDQGHKPRLTAFLVERAPGVESGRQHKTLGVRGVAVTPVHFDEVVLGPEAVLGEVGKGYKVAMAVLNDARLVLSAAMFGQARAIINRIVSHVQERRSFGRVIGEFPILKDKVAKMMADAFAVESMTYLTTGLADRGVEDYSLESGICRIASVEALWRVVNEAMQIVAGRGYVETDALERHLRDARVGFVLDGTNETLRCFVALAGLRGPGEKLAEVESAMYEPLKSFGLLRRFAPQKLREALRRERLTRAHPLLAREVVMFEEATEALHQSATRALKDHGREIAEMQYTQKRLANVAIDLYALAACLSRASAAIASRGEGGARREIDLVTMFATAAQGRMRAHLGRLEHNDDELRKEIAARTYTDKGYPFDVF
- a CDS encoding putative DNA-binding domain-containing protein, translated to MSELADLQRWMADALQRRRAVEKDPALVERARVELTGNDRVRPEEQLEIYREQFWLRHTSCLLEDFEGLAGVIGQQAWERLVEGYLEAHPPKSFTLRDLGKELPAYVEAQTWLDHHELCVDMARVEWCYVEVFDAADSPPLDPMALASIADPDWPQARLELTPALRLLAVSYPVASLRRELRTANGSAVAIPEREPQKLVVYRAKNRNMFHQVLTDTAFALLSALADGLPLEPACERALTEVPEAESTLEASLGEWFQDWANRGFVAAVRVQ
- a CDS encoding DUF692 domain-containing protein, yielding MTEDKSPRLGTPDLGVGVGLRVPHYRAILEQRPSVDFFEIISENFMVEGGKPLYHLDAVLESYRVVQHGVSLGIGSVEPLNQDYLRRLKQVLRRVKSPWVSDHFCWGGAADVNLHDLLPLPYTAEAVKLVAERARQIQDFLEVPFALENTSSYLSYQQSTMPEWEFVSEVAERADIGLLFDVNNVYVSAYNHDFDPFEFVKNVPHHRIVQIHLAGHTNLGRYIIDTHDGHVIDRVWELYRETIERTGPVSTLIEWDDHIPELPVLLAEAEKARGARNEALAARAARVARGLPAGAVPPRPEPYRFERRAAPNGPHGWQQGGPRESAATDEATP